The stretch of DNA ttttttatgtaaattcaaaagtgagaaaaaagatATTCGAGAAAGTATTTGGAAAAATCCaaaggaaaaagtttttctttttgcgaaCTCTATTGttgatatacatatatctgTTCCATGCCATATcagggactttttttttaataaaaaacattaatagCGGTCGGGAGGGTGTAGGAGGGTTACCAGGAAGGATGTTTTGGGAGGTTTTCGGATGACTTACGGAACGGCTTATCGGCTCTACTGCTGTGAGCTCGACGACTGTGATGGCTGAGGTGACGATTGCTGTTGCGATTGCTGCGGAGTCTGAGGTTGTGAGGGTGTCTGCTGAGATGGCGACGACTGCTGTGCTGGTGACTGTCCAGCCTGTTGTGACGCTCCTTGATCCTTGCTACTCTTGGACTTCTTGGTCGCTGGAGGCGGATTGGTTGTTAGCATCATTTGCCTAATGCGCCTTTGAGCCGACTGCAGAATCCACAGAATAAgatgagaaaagaagaagagaaaaaaacacaatagtatttttagaataaaagaaCTCTCCGAGAAAATGATTCACCAAATCACGGAGAAAATGATACACTTGTTCAGTGATCTCTTCATACATGTGTAATTATTGCGATAACGTGGCAAATTTGTAGTGAAGTTAAAAATAGAGCAAAAcactttattattatatacacaTTGTAATTGCTGAAACGGGAGGATATGACTCTGCTCTTAAACAACCCGAATACAGATCAAGGAACTTTTGCTTACAAAGCAAATCGCAAAATAGAGAGGGAGGTAAAAACAGATGATTCTCACTGATTcagtgtggaaaatttaacaCACAGAAcagatacttttttttgtctttaaaaataaatctaatctTTGACAAAATCAGcaattttacatgaaataaaaaattaaattgtccgCAACACTCACCTGAACGCTAAAGAACGGACCAATAATGTGTACTGTAGTTTCTTCATCTCCAGCAGGAGCACTTCCGTGCTCTGGCAATTTAATAACACTCCCTGTCACTCGTTGTAGTTCTCGCACATTCTGACCGCCCTTGCCGATGATACGTCCAACCTGAAGAGGGGTTccggaaaaagaaaacaattacaAATTGTGCATCAACCACAAACCAATCACCTTTGTTTTACCTGTGTGCTGGCCACCATAATTTCCACAGTCAACCTCACATCATCAGTACCCGTAACGAAGCCCTCCTCACGCATTTTCTCAAAGATCAGGTACTGTGCCTTCCACTGAGCTTCAGGTGTCCCCACGATCGTCACTTTACGCTCCGTTTGCTGGTCTGCCGGCTTATCCGCCTCCAGCGGGGCAATCTTAACGGATGCCCCCGAGAAGCGAATAATGTTGCGAATATGGGATCCTTTGGTACCAATTATAGCTCCCACAGCATTGTTGGGGATATACAAAAAAGTCGTTTCCTGCGTATCTGTACCACTTCCAGGGGCAAGGCTCGTTCCTGATGGTGGCTGGTACATTGGGAATCCAGGTCCAGGGAAAACGCTGCGACTATTGAAACCCATACCATTACCCGTTGTAGACATCATCGCCATGGGGTGAAGCCCAGGGAACATAATACTCTGTGGGGCCATTGCTTGTAGATCATTTTCGTAACTTTGGCGCAATTTAGCACTGATTTGACTCTCAGCACGGGACATGTTCTCAATGATACCCTTTACCGTGATTATACGTTCCAAATTGAAGCTATTTATGTCATTTATCGAACTAACCGTGATTTTTGTTTCGGTTTCTTGCATTATGCGTTTTATCGTATTCCCATTTTTACCTATGATGCGcccaattaaattattatgagcaagaatttttaaacaaatttcactgcaaaggaaaaaaaatgaagtttcaataaatattcaaaggaattgatctttaatttatttaattaacataAGGAGCTAAATTgttattgtaaattaaatttaaaagaattttaaaatacatttttaagtaaaatttctaaattgaTCTTTCTAtactaataataaaaaaggataaaCAGGATATTTCTGACTCACCCCTTATTGGTATTATTGGCTTCCTGTTGCATAACATCCAAGATCCTTTTGCAGGCATTTGTGCAATTCTCGGGATTACCATAAATGGTGATGGCTTTCTCAAGTGACCCAACATTATCTTTCCGATGGACATCGACTCTGGCACGACTTTGCTGTGTGATCTGGCGTATAGTGCTACCCTGACGACCAATTATAGCACCCACCATATCACTCTGGACCAGCAAGCGCAGAGGAAAGTCCGTTTGACGATTCGAGCCCGACATCCCAGCGTACTGATTGCGATTCCGATTGCTACGTCGCTGCTGTTTGTCCAATTGCTCAGCATGAAGCTTATTGCCCTCGAACTCGACACCATTCAATCCGGCGGCCGCCCTGCAAGGAGTCACGAACAAACAAGACAATGCATTCTTCAGTTTACATTCCACTATCCAGCCGATCGACTGGTGGGCTGGGGAAAGTCCCCAATGCAAACAACAGCGAAACAACAACATCGATAGAGGTTTCCACCGTGCTAATGTGCAAAATTCTTCGAATACTCTTGACACTGATCATTTCTGGTGTGCCCCCCTCGTCAAATTAATGCATTTAGCACAAAATCTAATTTATGCATCTACACATGGTGCGATCTATATGCCACAATCTATGGTATGGTGGGGATTTCTTATGCGTTCCGTTTCGGAAGGAACACCTTTTTTTTGggtataggtatgtatgtaggtatgtagtaGGTATATAATGTATGTAATTCAGTggtgcaaatatttttctgcaatGTGGACCATCTTGccaaatttttgcaaactcTAATCTATGCATATTTATATGTAAGTATATAATGAAAACTCCTTCTCATCTGCCTCTTCCAACCagtatataaataattaagagcatgaaaaaatactttgcTAAAGCGATACACACATCTTGCATCAGATATGCACAGCACACACGTTTACCAAACAACCAAATCGACCCCATCTCGTGTAGCCTACACTCTATCTAGAATCTCCTGATCGGTATCAGGAAGATTACTTTTTGTGACTGATAAAGCaacaaaaacaaacaaaaatacactgtatgtacttttttttttaggcaaaaaGAGTGATTTTCTCTTGCAAGCTAACTATTTTTGGTACCTTTGTGCCTGCTCATGATTTTCGAACGTTATGTGGACGGTCTGAGTGTTGGGATCCTTACTAGAGACAGCGTCACAGTGTTCCACCTTGCCGTATGGCTTTAATAAGGGTTCGATGTCATCGAAATGGGCATGAAGCGGAATACCGCTAATCACGATTTTCGCTGATGAACTGCGaatagaaaattgagaaaaagttttttttgctgtcTTTTTCACACaccttttaaattctttttgcattcTCTTCTTATTGTCTTGCTCACAGAGTCTTTTTGCATTCTTTTAGCAACTACCCAGCTTCTATATaaaatgctatatatgtgGCTGTGAGAACAAAAATGCAGTGTGATCTGGTAGATGCAattatggagaaaaaattaaaagaattcaagAGAATTTCTATATTATCGTCTTTGGTAAGGATAACTCATAAACCCATTTGAAATACCTATAATTTTGGCTCTATGTGCACTTAATTACTCAAAACTCTTCACCCTATATAACTAATAAATTAgcaagaaacacagctaaaaattaaaatttaaggcACTTCTTTCGCCTCCACAGTTTGATATTGTACTGAAAATGGGAATGaatcttaaaagaaatttttgatgccACAGCGAAGAATCTCGCACACAGTACAGTCCCCAGATTAGTGTATGTTGTGTATGAAACACAAATTAAAAGCAGTGAAATTGTCAATGTactttcttcattctttttcttttttttctgttattgCTCTTCCTTCTGAATGTTTTATCGCGCAATTTTTCAGTTCAACCTCCTTCCCGCCTTGCCTTGCCTTACTTGACCACATTCAGGCACACACTTCATTCATCTCTGCTATTTCCATATAGCTCTCCATTCAGTTTTTTGTGTCGAATGTGGAAAAAGAGATCTTTTTGTGCGTAGTGATtcgaaaataaaaacaattttctattttgtatGAGTAAAGAGACctatttgtatataatttcagTATCATTTTCTTATCATGCAGCTGTATTGTGTCATATTTCGCATTTCAGCACATAAATATCACCCACATCACCACATTTGGTAATTCAAGTAGCACAAGttcgaaaataaattacacgTAGAGAATTATATATTAGTTAAACATTAAACATAAACGGTGGATCCACAAGGTAAATATGTATCCAATAGAttggataatttaatttaagaaaataatgaaggGGAATTAAAGAACCAGATTTTGTGAGAAGCATAACATTGTCTTTCCCTTTACAGTCATAGAGTGTTAAATTAAGTCCTTAAATATGCATAAGAAGTTTTCGCAAAGTCTGAAATACAAATTGtttagaaaagtcaattattaattgaaattcttgaaattctaCGACAAAAGTTCTAGAACCCTTCATTTAATCCAAGAATAGAGTTAGAACAATACAATTTTCCAACGgcgattttattaaaattataattttgtttgttaaattagggtaagaatgaaatttaaattccaaCGAAAACTAAATGCTCACAGAAAATTGCACAATGCATAATAATCTGCATGAAATGATTCTTTTAACCCATTTTTGTAATTGTCGGATTCTTTGTACTCATAGAAATGTATGCTacggtataaaaaaaaatttcaatacacAAATCGTAAGCAAATTGCTCACTCTGTAAACCCATTATTTCTAATCTGTTATCGCGGTTCATTGTGTGGTTGATGTATGTGTGTTGGCGATGCTTTTTGGCCACACATTGTTGCGACAGATGCAAAGTGAAAATACGCGGAAGTTGATTTGTTGTGTTTTTCCAAGCAAAAGCCACTCTCATATGAAGTTCTATTATTGTGTTTTTGCGAGGAAATTGCGCGTTTCACATTAACACAATTTCACGTTGTGCTCGACGTCTTTGGACGGGGTTAGTCgagttaataataataatgtgaaaaaatgaaggaacATTATGGAGGATTCGATGCTTGTAATTGGATCAAAGtgcaaaaacaattttttgtcatACGATCGCTATTATGGTAAAGCTCTTTCTTTATATACTCAAGTCTGTGTATAGGAAATATTTgtgttattttaattttttagtatAAACGTTAATCTTCATTATTTCAGTGGCGTAAAAGCtcatttaattaacattttagaGATTGAAAATGctgtaaagagaaaattgtccTTGATAACATTAAAAAGCTCTAAAGCGTTATCCTCAGGAAAATTCTATTCAACCATAATGTACATATGATACATTTATGTAATGTTGTTAtgttttttgaggaaaaagaaacatttaccTCTCTATGAAAAGTAAACAAATCTAGCACTAAATTAGTTACTTGAATAGAACGTGATGCaaaatgaaagtcaatcataacgcgtccagttataagagttggtgtcccacaacgtgtagaagtttgttttatgcgttgtaatactatttgtgagcaatattagtagacaaatttgatttttttttgtaaaattcggcaatttgatggataaaaatggtcatatctttggttctataagacctacagaaatttcttgactagttttggaaaggtattaaaacaggctataaattgacataaatttcaataattttcaaggtcatctccagaacacaaaatggcggctttttgttttactaaaacagtttttggcatttttgtcTCGAAGAAGTGGTTCTAGAAGGTtgtgatgttctagaaagttgtagagaattgcaaaacctttaatttgatactaagatgagcaaaatcggtcaagcagttcaggagatatgactcttagaacttttcaatttcaagaatttttcaaactgcaatatcttctaaacggcgacatagattttcttcattttcggactggtgcaagattattagtcctactacaacatatcaaaatttaaaggaaatcgataatggggattcggagatattgccccttaaagttaggcaatttttgtttttgaatttagcgcctcttgcggatgtttttgaaacttaaaatgttctagacagttgtagggcttcgcaatacctttcatttgataccaagatggtcaaaatcggtcaagccgttctcaagatatatttaaaaaacactttttgctctaggccgccatatttgctaaaccgcttgaccgattttcaagtatgaattatcgatgaaaacgtctcactgagctctacaacatacaaaaatttcagacctctagctataagggaagtggttgacagtatttcaaaatggcggacggcggccatcttggatttcgaaaatgcgaaaaaatgaaattttacacccacatttctatagaaaacttcaaaccggaagtctctatctgttaccgttctcgatttataaggcaaagtttggaccaccggcaggccggccggcaggccggccggatcaaaaattttccaccaccatattcgtaatgtgggatgtctaaaacgtgctcataccaagtttgagcccgatctgaggtggtcggtttttccgacgattacaatacttggtgttggccacgaagtggaacaccaactaataaacaCAAACtatttatgagattttcagTAATCTCATGGATTCTATAATGCTATTAGAATAATTGTATTACAAGCTTAATGACACACAGTGTCCACAGTATACATACACGAAGTAATAGTTTACACTATAagcaattttaatattttattagttggtataatCACTTTAAACACAAATACATGTATTACGgaagaagcataaaattttaaaatgatgacacccaatatttatataaaagttttCGTTCCTATTTATCatgttaaaaatataaaaataaaaatttcttcttcaatgttCTTAAATTTGAATCAACTGCCTTTACtgttattaattttgaagattcCAAAACAACTTCGTAATTCAGAATTTAAATTCcctaattaaatcatttaataaagaaaatatcaacatttttttggatgttattaataaaatgtacattttctttgcaaacaaaaaagagagaaagacaaaaatgcgaatatttttttcgcgAATTCTCTCTCATTCCTTTCGTTCTCCAACTTCCATTGAGATTTTATTGTAGATCTTACCAAAATTTAAAGTCGATGGAAGCACAACAGGTGTTTTCTATTGCTCTCATCCGCAGTCAACTTTTAAGTTTGCCTCTTAAGGCAGCTGGAAATTAGAGTGAaacgtgcaaaaaaaatcttgagcaCCTTTCCTGTTTCTCTGCTGCGGTAAATTGCTCATCTAATGTATAATGGTGTTTCAGAAAATGTCTTCAAAAAGCTAATTAGTGTGTAAtacatatttgaatttaaaatgataatttcaTGGGTGAAAACCAAATACAAGAATATTACTTGctgtatattttattaaatatgtacattttctagaatttttgaatgaataaattttcatcaaggCTTTGCTTATTATaggtagaatttttattttttttttcattatgagagattctttttttatttttattttttgggaaaatctaATATTACGGGTatcctactttttttttgaatatatttcaatgaaagcTTTTGTGTGTCTAAAGTTCAGTCAACGTACTAGTTTTCACTGTGTAATGTATACATTGTATGTAGAACTAATGCTTTCTAATATCAAAGTACAAGAagcataataaataatttctataaaacaatttactgtcttgataaaaatttatgtgacAGCATTGTATATAGTGTTAAAATGCAAGTTTAATTGAAtcaaagaatagaaaaatacaatttagtGGTTTTAGAAGTGTCATTTGTCGTTAAAGCAGGCACGTGGCATGACGCCTCTAGTAAGCTCATCACACAACTTCATTTTAACTATATCTCAATTTCGATCtctatcaatttttcaaactttttttattttcatagaaAAGCAGTTATTTTACAACTACCGTCAAATTAAAAGGTTTCATCATATTGAATAAGTTAACATTCGCTAGACCGTGAGGGGGCGTTCTAAGTACTCTTAGAATGCACAATGTCTTCCGTATACCTCTATGAAACTTTCAATTCTAATAAGTCAAATAAGTaaacaataaatgaaaagcaataagagatgaaaaagtcgaaaatttttcttcaaaattaaagataaattctcaattagAAAACTTTACAAGAAAGCCAGACTGTGAgagtaaaaatattaatggaaATTGACCACCACATAGTATTGCC from Lutzomyia longipalpis isolate SR_M1_2022 chromosome 1, ASM2433408v1 encodes:
- the LOC129786026 gene encoding insulin-like growth factor 2 mRNA-binding protein 1 isoform X1; protein product: MSDMDQFADLELSKEDHEQIFEPPTDRQQESYNSSSAKIVISGIPLHAHFDDIEPLLKPYGKVEHCDAVSSKDPNTQTVHITFENHEQAQRAAAGLNGVEFEGNKLHAEQLDKQQRRSNRNRNQYAGMSGSNRQTDFPLRLLVQSDMVGAIIGRQGSTIRQITQQSRARVDVHRKDNVGSLEKAITIYGNPENCTNACKRILDVMQQEANNTNKGEICLKILAHNNLIGRIIGKNGNTIKRIMQETETKITVSSINDINSFNLERIITVKGIIENMSRAESQISAKLRQSYENDLQAMAPQSIMFPGLHPMAMMSTTGNGMGFNSRSVFPGPGFPMYQPPSGTSLAPGSGTDTQETTFLYIPNNAVGAIIGTKGSHIRNIIRFSGASVKIAPLEADKPADQQTERKVTIVGTPEAQWKAQYLIFEKMREEGFVTGTDDVRLTVEIMVASTQVGRIIGKGGQNVRELQRVTGSVIKLPEHGSAPAGDEETTVHIIGPFFSVQSAQRRIRQMMLTTNPPPATKKSKSSKDQGASQQAGQSPAQQSSPSQQTPSQPQTPQQSQQQSSPQPSQSSSSQQ
- the LOC129786026 gene encoding insulin-like growth factor 2 mRNA-binding protein 1 isoform X5, encoding MMNGKNATGFYMAPPVFYPQSGDSAYKRSKAAAGLNGVEFEGNKLHAEQLDKQQRRSNRNRNQYAGMSGSNRQTDFPLRLLVQSDMVGAIIGRQGSTIRQITQQSRARVDVHRKDNVGSLEKAITIYGNPENCTNACKRILDVMQQEANNTNKGEICLKILAHNNLIGRIIGKNGNTIKRIMQETETKITVSSINDINSFNLERIITVKGIIENMSRAESQISAKLRQSYENDLQAMAPQSIMFPGLHPMAMMSTTGNGMGFNSRSVFPGPGFPMYQPPSGTSLAPGSGTDTQETTFLYIPNNAVGAIIGTKGSHIRNIIRFSGASVKIAPLEADKPADQQTERKVTIVGTPEAQWKAQYLIFEKMREEGFVTGTDDVRLTVEIMVASTQVGRIIGKGGQNVRELQRVTGSVIKLPEHGSAPAGDEETTVHIIGPFFSVQSAQRRIRQMMLTTNPPPATKKSKSSKDQGASQQAGQSPAQQSSPSQQTPSQPQTPQQSQQQSSPQPSQSSSSQQ
- the LOC129786026 gene encoding insulin-like growth factor 2 mRNA-binding protein 1 isoform X4; this encodes MSDMDQFADLELSKEDHEQIFEPPTDRQQESYNRAAAGLNGVEFEGNKLHAEQLDKQQRRSNRNRNQYAGMSGSNRQTDFPLRLLVQSDMVGAIIGRQGSTIRQITQQSRARVDVHRKDNVGSLEKAITIYGNPENCTNACKRILDVMQQEANNTNKGEICLKILAHNNLIGRIIGKNGNTIKRIMQETETKITVSSINDINSFNLERIITVKGIIENMSRAESQISAKLRQSYENDLQAMAPQSIMFPGLHPMAMMSTTGNGMGFNSRSVFPGPGFPMYQPPSGTSLAPGSGTDTQETTFLYIPNNAVGAIIGTKGSHIRNIIRFSGASVKIAPLEADKPADQQTERKVTIVGTPEAQWKAQYLIFEKMREEGFVTGTDDVRLTVEIMVASTQVGRIIGKGGQNVRELQRVTGSVIKLPEHGSAPAGDEETTVHIIGPFFSVQSAQRRIRQMMLTTNPPPATKKSKSSKDQGASQQAGQSPAQQSSPSQQTPSQPQTPQQSQQQSSPQPSQSSSSQQ
- the LOC129786026 gene encoding insulin-like growth factor 2 mRNA-binding protein 1 isoform X2 — translated: MMNGKNATGFYMAPPVFYPQSGDSAYKRSNSSAKIVISGIPLHAHFDDIEPLLKPYGKVEHCDAVSSKDPNTQTVHITFENHEQAQRAAAGLNGVEFEGNKLHAEQLDKQQRRSNRNRNQYAGMSGSNRQTDFPLRLLVQSDMVGAIIGRQGSTIRQITQQSRARVDVHRKDNVGSLEKAITIYGNPENCTNACKRILDVMQQEANNTNKGEICLKILAHNNLIGRIIGKNGNTIKRIMQETETKITVSSINDINSFNLERIITVKGIIENMSRAESQISAKLRQSYENDLQAMAPQSIMFPGLHPMAMMSTTGNGMGFNSRSVFPGPGFPMYQPPSGTSLAPGSGTDTQETTFLYIPNNAVGAIIGTKGSHIRNIIRFSGASVKIAPLEADKPADQQTERKVTIVGTPEAQWKAQYLIFEKMREEGFVTGTDDVRLTVEIMVASTQVGRIIGKGGQNVRELQRVTGSVIKLPEHGSAPAGDEETTVHIIGPFFSVQSAQRRIRQMMLTTNPPPATKKSKSSKDQGASQQAGQSPAQQSSPSQQTPSQPQTPQQSQQQSSPQPSQSSSSQQ
- the LOC129786026 gene encoding insulin-like growth factor 2 mRNA-binding protein 1 isoform X3 — encoded protein: MTKNRSSAKIVISGIPLHAHFDDIEPLLKPYGKVEHCDAVSSKDPNTQTVHITFENHEQAQRAAAGLNGVEFEGNKLHAEQLDKQQRRSNRNRNQYAGMSGSNRQTDFPLRLLVQSDMVGAIIGRQGSTIRQITQQSRARVDVHRKDNVGSLEKAITIYGNPENCTNACKRILDVMQQEANNTNKGEICLKILAHNNLIGRIIGKNGNTIKRIMQETETKITVSSINDINSFNLERIITVKGIIENMSRAESQISAKLRQSYENDLQAMAPQSIMFPGLHPMAMMSTTGNGMGFNSRSVFPGPGFPMYQPPSGTSLAPGSGTDTQETTFLYIPNNAVGAIIGTKGSHIRNIIRFSGASVKIAPLEADKPADQQTERKVTIVGTPEAQWKAQYLIFEKMREEGFVTGTDDVRLTVEIMVASTQVGRIIGKGGQNVRELQRVTGSVIKLPEHGSAPAGDEETTVHIIGPFFSVQSAQRRIRQMMLTTNPPPATKKSKSSKDQGASQQAGQSPAQQSSPSQQTPSQPQTPQQSQQQSSPQPSQSSSSQQ